Below is a window of Peptococcus niger DNA.
TCTAGCTCATGTTCACTTAATTCGTACGCTTGTCTGGCTGTTTAATTGTCAAAGAGCTGCCGCTTGCGACAGCTTGTTTATAATACCACGCACGACAAGGCCTGTCAACTCTTTTTTGATACTTTTTTCGCAGTGGAGGTGGAAGGCCTCAAGAGACCGGTTTTGGCTGGCCGGCTTGGCTGATGGCAAGGCTCTTTTCAGGGCATAAAAAAACCTATCGCTTCGCGATAGGTGGAAAGGGTTATCTGGGTCGATTCATTTTCAGCTCTTCCAGGATGCCGTCGATGGTCTGCAGGTCTTCTGCGATGACTTCCAGCTCCCGTTCAAAAACATCGGCCACTTTGCCAAGGGTGACGTCAGACTTGTCCAAGGCGGCTTGCAGGGTCTTTTCTGCCCGGACCCAGTAGCCTTGGTAGTCGTCTTCGGCCTTATCCATATACCGGTTGATGATGTCGACCGCCTGCTGACGAGACTGGGTCAGGGCGGACCGGGCTTCGGTCAACCGTTTTTCTGAAAGGATTTGGGCGCCGTCAAGCTTATTTTTTATGTCGGTGTCCACTTCATCATAGCGGGCCTTGATCTGGTCTTCCGTGTCTTGCAAAAGCTGTTTGGACAAGACGCGGGCATCGTTGACGATGTTGTCCGCTTGTACGGTGGCGTTGGCAATGATGACTTGAGCGCGCGATTTGACTCGTTCCAAGGGCCTGTAGGCCGGGTCTTCATAATGGCCGTCAGCGGCCAGGGCGTCGATCAAGTTGTCCTCAGCGGGAAGGCCATCGCTTTCCGCATAGGCCAAGAGCTCCTCAACCAATTCCAGGGCCGGTTCACGGGGAATGATGACGCTGTCTTTACGCAAGAGGGGCGCCGGGTTGTCCATCAATTGATCGGCGAAAGCTTTTAATTTTTCGGTCAGCGGGCGATTGTTGTCTTCCGGCGCATCCCGGTCGATGTCTGCGGTGGCCTCATCGGAAGAGAGCTCGGTGCTTTCAGAGCCGGTCTCTCCTTCGTCTAAAAAGGCTTCATCTAAGGGCATGTCGTTTAAGTAGGCCTGGGTGACCGCTTCATCAGAGGGTTGCGTGGCTTCCGCTGCGGGATCGGTGTCGGCGAGGGGTTGCGGGGCTTGTTCCGATTGTGTCTTATCGTCTGACATCTCTTTCCTCCTCAAGATACGCTGGGCGGACAAGTACAAAAAAAGCCACCGACCGGTGGCACAGCAGGCGAATGTTACGCCATTTTGTTAAATGCTTTTGTGATTCTGGATTTTTTGTTGGCCACGTTGTTTTTGTGTAAAAGCCCTTTGGCGCCGGCTTGGTCGATCCGTTTGATCGCTACGGCCATGGCTTCCTTAGCGGCATTTTTATCTTCAGCCTGAACAGCGCTGTCGAATTTTTTAATCGCGGTACGCATAGCGGTAATTTGGCTCACGTTGCGCATACGACGCACTTCTGCGGTTTTGGCGCGTTTTTTAGCGGATTTAATATTTGCCATACAAAGCACCTCCCTTTGGATCAATTTTCCGGGCCGTTCG
It encodes the following:
- the rpsT gene encoding 30S ribosomal protein S20; translation: MANIKSAKKRAKTAEVRRMRNVSQITAMRTAIKKFDSAVQAEDKNAAKEAMAVAIKRIDQAGAKGLLHKNNVANKKSRITKAFNKMA